The DNA window TAGTTGCGGTGCTTGCAGACCTCGCACGCGAGCGTGATCTTCGGACGAACGTCGGTGGCGGCCACGTCAGCTGCCTCTTTCCCTCACTGGTACCGGTGTCGGCGCCCGGGGAGGAACCCCGGGCACCCCTTCTGCAACGGCGCCGGTGACCCGGCGACCGGGGGTAGCGGTGGCCGGACTTGAACCGGCGACACAGCGATTATGAGCCGCTTGCTCTACCAACTGAGCTACACCGCCCTGGCGGGCACCTGCTCCCCGCCTGCACGGAAAACCGGCCACGGACCGCTCACCCTGGTGAACCGTCCGCGGCCGGTGTTTCCCGAGCCCCCTTACGGAATCGAACCGTAGACCTTCTCCTTACCATGGAGACGCTCTGCCGACTGAGCTAAGGGGGCACCGCACTGGTCCGCGCCGCTCCGGAAGGACCGGCGCTGAGCCGTCGACAACAATACAGGACACCGCGACCGGGAAGAAAACGCCTGGTCAGGCCACTTCCACCCCGACCCCGGTCGCGAGGATCATCATCCTCGACGCGTGGGAAGTTCGCGCCGCTGGGACGAGTGGGACCGGAGTCGCCACTTTCCTACGCGCACAGGCCGCTCAGCGGCCGCGCCGGCGACAAGGCAGGCGCGCGGGGGCGACATGCACGGCACGGGCCGCGGCTGCGCCGGCGGCGCGGCCAGGCGGCCCACTCAGGGGCCCGGCATGCACGGCACGGCACGGCACGGCGGCCCACCCAGGGGCCCGGCATGCACGGCACGGCGGCCCACCCAGGGGCCCGGCATGCACGGCACGGCGCGGCACGGCGGCTCACTCAGGGGCCGGCCCGGCATGCACGGCACGGCACGCGGCCCACCCGGGGGCCCGGCAGCACGGTACGGCAGGCGACCCAAGAGCCGGCATGCACGGCACAAACCGCAGGGCACCACAGGAGGCAGAAGCGACCGCCGATGCGAGGAAGCTCAGCCGACGGTGAGGCGCAGCACCTGCTGTCCGCCCGGCTGACGGGTACGCACCATCGTCGAGTTCATCCAGGACTCGAGCTTGTCGATCGGCTGCGGACGGGACACCAGGAAGCCCTGGAGGTCGTCGCAGCGCAGCGTCTTGAGGGCATCGCGCGCGGCCTCCTCCTCGACGCCTTCCGCGACGACCCGCAGCCCCAGGGAGTGCCCGAGGTCGATGATCGCGCGGACGATGGCCAGGTCACCGAGGTCGGTGATCATGCCCTGCACGAACGACTTGTCGATCTTGATCTCGTCGATCGGCAGCCGGCGCAGGTAGGCCAGCGAGGAGTAGCCGGTCCCGAAGTCGTCGACCGAGAGGTTCACCCCGAGGGCGTGCAGCTGGCGCAGCACCGGCAGGTAGCGCTCCGGGTCCGCCATGACGCTGGATTCGGTGATCTCCAGGGTCAGCAGCGACGCCTCGACCCCGTGCCGCTCCAGGCCGGCGGCCACCGTGGCCGGGAAGTCCGGGGCGGACAGGTTGCGGACGGACAGGTTCACCGCGACGGCGATCCGCAGCCCGCGGTCCACCCACACCTTGATCTGGGCCAGCACGATCTCCAGCACATGCTCGAGCAGCAGATCGATGGAGCCGGTGGCCTCGATGGCCTCGACGAACTCCGACGGCGGGACCGCGCCGAGCTCCGGGTGGGTCCAGCGCACCAGCGCCTCGACGCCCACGAGCTCGCGGTCGGCCAGGCTGATCTTCGGCTGGTACTGCACGGTGATCGACCCCTGGTCGACCGCCCGGCGGAACTGGGTCACCAGCTGGAACCGGCGCCGGAACACCTCGCCCATCCCGGACCAGTACGAGCGCATCGACTCGTCCGCCGCCTGGGCCGCCGTCAGCGCCATCTCGGCCCGCTGCAGCAGCGTGCCGGCGGTCTCCGGCAGCTCCTCCTTGGGGTCGACGAAGGCGATGCCGATCCGGGCGTGCGGCTCGATGTCCACGCCCTCCAGCTGGTAGGACTGGCCGGTCACCGCCAGCAGCGTGCGGGCCAGCTCCTCGACCTCGTCCTCCGGGGTGGTCTCGATGAGCAGGCCGAAGCGGTCGCTCTCCAGGTGGGCGACCGCGGTCTGCGGACCGAGTGTCTCCACCAGCCGCTCCCCCGCGGTGATCAGCAGCTGCTCGCCACGGTCATGGCCGATCGCGTTGTTCACCTCGGGCAGCACGCCGAGCTGCAGCAGGAGGACGGCCGGCGTCTTCCCGGCGCGGATCGACTCCTCGGTCCGGAAGTGCAGCCCGCGCCAGTTCAGCAGGCCGGTGATCGCGTCGTGGTGCGCCTCGTGCCGCAGTGACTCGACCAGCCGGACGTTGTCGATCGACGAGGCCAGCTGCTGCCCCAGGCTCTCCAGCTGGCGCAGGTCGTCCTTGCCGAACGTGCTCCAGCGGGCCAGCCGGTCGCGCACCTCGAGGTAGCCGAGCACGCGGTCACCGGAGGCCAGCGAGACCACCATGACCTCCTGCGCCCCGCGTGCCTCGACGGCGTCCAGCAGGTCGGGGTCGGTGGTGCGGTGCATCCCGGCGCTCGCGTGGCCGGTGCGGATGGCCACCTCCTGCAGCTCGTCCGAGCGCGGCGGCAGCTGCGGCGGGGCGACCCCGTCCTCCGAGGTGCTGACCAGGAAGGTGATGCCGTCGACCGGTTCGACGAGGACCAGGGTCGCGACGGCGGCGTTGAGCTGCTCGCGCACCATCTCCAGCAGCCCCTGCCAGGTGGTGTCCTCGCTGCCGATCGCGGTGACCCGGCGACCGAACGTGTACATGCCGGCCAGGTCCTGGTGCTGGCGCAGGAAGGAGGCGTAGGTGCGGTAGAGGACGACCATGGCGATCGCCAGCCCGCCGCAGAGCACGGCGCCGTAGGTCCCGGACCTGACCAGGGTGTAGCCGGTCAGGGCGAACGTGGTGGTGGCCGCGGCGACGATCACCATGCGGCCGAGGTTGCGCCGCACCGGCTCCTGACGCGCCGTCAGTCGGTGGGTCTCGCCCACCACGAACGCCATCAGCAGCACACCGATCTGGATGCCGACGAACAGCCCCAGGAACTTGGCGCCGAGGCCACCTCCCAGGAGTTCGTAGAACGCCACGAACACGGCGGCGGAAGCGGCGCTCTCGAACAGCACGAAGGCGCAGTTGATGTAGATGTGCTGCCAGGCGTCGCGCCGGACCAGGAAGGCCAGCAGCGCGGCGATCAGCGCCGACAGGCCGACCACGTGCACCGGCACCACCAGCAGGCCGATCACCACCGGAATCTCGGACAGGGTGATCAGGACGGTGTCCCGGCCCACCTCGATCCGCAGCGGCCAGATCTCCGCGGCGATGAACCCGGCGACGAGGACGGCACCGATGCCGAGCATCTGCCAGAGGGAGTGGTTGTAGTCGGGCTGCCGGGTGACCGCGTACCACCAGATCGGCAGCGCCGCCACGAGGACGACGGTCGCGACGATCGGGTAGACGACCTGGCGTCTGCGCGCGCGGGAATGCCCCGCCGGGCCCGCGCTCATCGCGGGCCGGCCGGGTGAGCGCGACCGTGGAGGTTCACGGCGCAACGAGAGGTCATGTGCCTTTCCCGGGCATGTACGGACAGTAGCCTCCGGCAGGCCCGTTCAGGGAGCCTGTGGAGCGGTGTTCACCCCGGTCAGGTGACGGATTTCGTTCGTTCGGTGACACGGGAGTGTCCTGTTCCGGCACGGAACTGGGCAAACGGCATGAACAGCACATCGATCGGCCGTGCCACAGGCACCCGGGGTGACCGTTTCCCGACCGGGCAGCACGGCGCGGCGGCCGTGGTGGAACGCGGAACAGCCTCCGTACGGCCCTCCGGGGCAGCCGCGACGCCCGGGAACGAACACGGCGACCGACAGGGACGCCCGGGAACGGACACCGAGCACCGACGGTCAGCGGATCAGAGGTGACCCGGCCGCCCTGTCACGGGCGGACCGGAGCCATTCGTACGGGGGTGGCAGGTGAGAGATTCGAACTCCCGTAGCTTGCGCGGCTGATTTACAGTCAGCTCCCTTTGGCCACTCGGGCAACCTGCCGTGCACGCCGGCAGGCCGGAGTGCCCGCACAGAGTAGCCGGAACCGGGCGGGGAATCCCAATCGGCCGATCACGCCCCGCCCGTCCCGCGGACCACCGCCCGGGAGAGCGTCCGCCGTCGTCCGATTCCCGCCGGTTGCCGCCAGGACGCCGCTCGGATGCCGACCGTCGGGCGCCGTGAGGTCGGGGAGAATGGACCGGCCGGCCCGCGCGAGAGGCGGCCCGGCGACCACGACGAAGGAGAGGACACGGACATGGCGGATGCGTCGTTCGACATCGTGAGCAAGGTCGAGCACCAGGAGGCGGACAACGCCCTGCAGCAGGCGGCCAAGGAACTCTCCCAGCGGTTCGACTTCCGCGGCACCGACGCCTCGATCGCCTGGGCGGGAGAGAACGGCGTGACCATCTCCGCCTCGACCGAGGAGCGCTGCGCCGCAGCGATCGAGGTGTTCAAGGAGAAGCTGATCAAGCGCGGCATCTCGCTGAAGTCCTTCGAGATCGGCGAGCCCGCGTCCTCCGGGAAGATCTTCAAGGTCACCGGCCAGATCGTCGAGGGCATCGCCTCGGACAAGGCGAAGATCATCTCGAAGAAGATCCGCGACGAGGGCCCGAAGGGCGTCCAGGCGCAGATCCAGGGCGACCAGCTGCGGGTCACCGGCAAGAAGCGCGACGACCTGCAGGCCGTCATCGCCCTGCTGAAGAACGCCGACCTCGGGGTCGCGCTGCAGTTCACCAACTACCGCTGACCGTCACGCCGGCGGGTGCCGGGCATAGCACCCGCCGAATGCCCGGCAAGTCCGGGTGCCCCGACGACCGGGGATCCGGGGGGCTGTCCCGGTCGACTCGAGGGCCGGACCCACCACGACCACGGCCGGCCTGCCCGGGATCTCCCCCGGGCGGACCGGCCGCGATCAGCCGCTGATCAGGACCGCCGGCGGCGCCGCCCGATGACCACGAATGCCACACCCGCCAGCATCAGCAGCCAGGCGAAGGGGAAGACGTCCCAGAGGTCGAAGCCGGTGTAGGAGAGCCCGCCCGGCGGCACGATGGTGAACCGCACGACCTGGGTGGCGACGGATCCGTCGGCCCGCTCCTGGGCGGCGGTCACCGTGTGCTCGCCGAGCGCCAGTCCGCTGACACCGAAGTCGACCCCGAAGCTGCCGTCGGCCGCCACGGTCACCCCGGCGATGGCGGCGGTGTCGTAGTCGAGCAGGAACTGCACCGTCGACCCGGCCTCCCAGCCCGACCCGAACACCGCGTTCAGCTGTGCGGTCCCCTGCACCTGGCTGGTGTAGCGGAGCGAGAGCAGCGGCGCCGCAGCGGTGGACACGGTGACCGTCGTCGTGGCGACGTTGCCGTAGCCGTCGACCGCCTGCACCGTCCAGTCGCCCAGCGGAAGGTCGGCCGGGATCGGCAGGCCGCCGCTGATGGTGCAGTCCGACCCGGCCGTCACCGTGATCGCTGTGCCCGGCACCGCGTCACCGTCGGCGTCCACCAGTTGGACCGTCACCACGTCACCGACCGGCCAGCAGCCGCCACCGATGGTGCTGGTGCCGCCCGGCGGCACCGGTGAGGTCGCGGTGACCAGCGGCGCGTCGAAGGTGAACTCGATCGGGTCGGACACCGCCCCCGGACCATTGACCAGCGTCACCCGGACCACACCGGACACGGTGCCCGGCGGGGTGGTGAAGGTCAGCTCGGTGCCGTCGTCGGAGACCGAGTCCGGCGTCACGGTGGTGCCGCCGAAGTCGACCGTGGTGTCCGGGCCGAACCCGTCGCCGCCCACCGTCACCTCGGTGCCGCCGGGCAGCGGACCGTGCGTCGGGATGACGATCCGGATCACCGGAACCCTGGGCACCACGGTGATGTCGGTGTCCACCGAGTTGCCGGCGGTGTCAC is part of the Nakamurella alba genome and encodes:
- a CDS encoding putative bifunctional diguanylate cyclase/phosphodiesterase, coding for MSAGPAGHSRARRRQVVYPIVATVVLVAALPIWWYAVTRQPDYNHSLWQMLGIGAVLVAGFIAAEIWPLRIEVGRDTVLITLSEIPVVIGLLVVPVHVVGLSALIAALLAFLVRRDAWQHIYINCAFVLFESAASAAVFVAFYELLGGGLGAKFLGLFVGIQIGVLLMAFVVGETHRLTARQEPVRRNLGRMVIVAAATTTFALTGYTLVRSGTYGAVLCGGLAIAMVVLYRTYASFLRQHQDLAGMYTFGRRVTAIGSEDTTWQGLLEMVREQLNAAVATLVLVEPVDGITFLVSTSEDGVAPPQLPPRSDELQEVAIRTGHASAGMHRTTDPDLLDAVEARGAQEVMVVSLASGDRVLGYLEVRDRLARWSTFGKDDLRQLESLGQQLASSIDNVRLVESLRHEAHHDAITGLLNWRGLHFRTEESIRAGKTPAVLLLQLGVLPEVNNAIGHDRGEQLLITAGERLVETLGPQTAVAHLESDRFGLLIETTPEDEVEELARTLLAVTGQSYQLEGVDIEPHARIGIAFVDPKEELPETAGTLLQRAEMALTAAQAADESMRSYWSGMGEVFRRRFQLVTQFRRAVDQGSITVQYQPKISLADRELVGVEALVRWTHPELGAVPPSEFVEAIEATGSIDLLLEHVLEIVLAQIKVWVDRGLRIAVAVNLSVRNLSAPDFPATVAAGLERHGVEASLLTLEITESSVMADPERYLPVLRQLHALGVNLSVDDFGTGYSSLAYLRRLPIDEIKIDKSFVQGMITDLGDLAIVRAIIDLGHSLGLRVVAEGVEEEAARDALKTLRCDDLQGFLVSRPQPIDKLESWMNSTMVRTRQPGGQQVLRLTVG
- a CDS encoding YajQ family cyclic di-GMP-binding protein, which produces MADASFDIVSKVEHQEADNALQQAAKELSQRFDFRGTDASIAWAGENGVTISASTEERCAAAIEVFKEKLIKRGISLKSFEIGEPASSGKIFKVTGQIVEGIASDKAKIISKKIRDEGPKGVQAQIQGDQLRVTGKKRDDLQAVIALLKNADLGVALQFTNYR